CGCTGCGACGTTGGTTCCAGCCGGCAGTTCGTATCCGCCCAGCTCCATCGGCCTGGCGAGCACGCGGTTGATGTCGGTCGCGACCGGCCAGAGACGCAGCGACTCCCGCACCACGGCATCCAGCAGCGGGAGGCGCGCCCAGGCCATCGGATCCGCATCCGGCCCAAGAGGCGCAAGCTCGTCGAGCAGCGCTCCGAGGCATCGCGGTTCGCGATGCAGCCAGTACAGGCCCCAGGACAGCGAGACGACGGACGTCTCGTGCCCGGCGATCAGCGTCGTGATCATGTTGTCCCGGATGGCCGCGTCGCTCATCGGCGAGCCGTCCTCATGACGCGCGGCGACGATCCGGCTGAGTACGGACGCTCCCTGGGCGCCGTCGGCGCGTGCGCGGACGATCGCCTCCTGGAGCAGATCCTCGAGACGGCGGCGGGCCGCACCGAACCGGCGGTAAGGCGGCAGGTTGTCGTTGTCGAATCGCATCGCGGCAAGCAGCAGGAACGACGGCTTGCCGTAGCCCTCGCTGAAAGCGGAGATCGCCGATCGGAAGGCCTGCATGCTTTCGGGCGTATCGGCTCCGAACACGGTGCGGAGGATGACGTCCAGGGCCACGGCCACGGCCTTTTCACGCACGAGGAAGCTTTCGCCTTGGGGCATACCGCCAAATGCGTCGAGCGCCGCTTCGCGCATCACGCCGCCCATCGCGTTGAGCGTCTCTCCCTGGAAATGCGGAACCAGCAGCCGTCGCTCACGCCGCAGCGCTCGGCCCGCAAGCCGCGTGGTCCCATTCATGCCGAGCACGCGCGCCGGGCCCGGATCGAGGTTGACGCCATACTGGTCGACCGGGGCCGTGATGATCTGGCGGACAAGCTCCGGACGGCCGGTCATCACGGACAGGCGCGCGGTCCGTACCGTGAACAGATCCCCATAGCGTCGGGCGTAGCCGCGCAGCGTCGTGTAGGGATCGCGGAGGTAGCGGACCATCTGCAGCAGCCGGAACGGCGGGCCGGGCGGCAGGCCGCGGACCAGCGGGGCGTCGGCCATGAGTTGGACTTCTTGCATGTGACGCGCCCCTCGCTTTGCTTTCTCAGACCGGAATGAGCCGGTATGCTGTATCTTCTGTCGACGTGGACATCAGGGAAGTGAACACGCCATGGATCGGACGGAAAGCGCCGCGTCCTCGCCGATGACCGCTCTCGGCCTGATCGGCCGGCTCCTGATGGCGCGCGGTCGCAACCGTGCCGATCTCTGCTACGAGTTCATGGGTACCCGCAACTGCCCGACCACCGACTCCACCTACCTGAACCTGGGCTACTGGCGGGACACGAACGATTACAGGCAAGCCGCCGAAGCCATGGTGGATCTCCTGGGCCATGCGGCGGCGATCGGCGAAGGGGACACCGTGGTCGATGCCGGTTGCGGTTTCGGCGATCAGGACGTGCGCCTCGCGCAGACACGCAACGCCGTCCGGATCCACGGCGTCAACATCACCGAATCCCAGATCGCGCATGCGCGCCTGCACAACGCGCACCCGCGCGTCACCTACCATGTCGCCTCGGCGACCGCGTTGCCGTTCGAGGACGGCAGCATCGACAAGGTCGTCTCGCTCGAGGCCGCGTTCCATTTCGATACCCGCGAGACCTTCCTGCGCGAGGCTTTCCGCGTGCTGCGCCCCGGCGGCCGCCTAGCCGTCATCGACCTCGTGCCTCTCGAGCGGAACGGTAGGCCGCAGACCGGCGGTCTGCGCGGTGCCCTGGAACGCTGGGCGTCGCAGACCCCGGGCGCCAACGTCTACGGCATCACCCGTTACGGTGAGATCCTTCGCGCGACCGGTTACGTCGACGGTCAGCTGCGCTCGATCGCGCCGGACGTCCTGCCGCCCTACGTCGCCTTCATGCACAAGCTGCTCGCCGATCCCGACCAGGCCAGCCGCTTCCATCCGATGATCCGCAAAGCGATGCAGCATCCGAACAATCCGTTCGCGTCGTCCGACTACATTCTCGTCACCGCAGCGAAGCCCGCATCGGCGTAGGCGCAGGCTGCCGTCCCCGGTTCACCACCGCATCGAGCCGTTCGACGAAGATCGCCGCCGCTTCCTGCATCAGCCGGTCGGCCAGCACGTCGACATGACGTCGCCGCCAATCCTCGAGCGCCGTGCCCTTGAGCCAGCGGTTCGCGGCGCCCATCGCTGGGCCGCAGTGGATCTGGAAATTGGCGCGCTGGTCCGCGCGGCCGTCGATGGCGAGGCGGCTGGAGTGGATGAAGTACCAGCGGAACACCATGGCCATCTTCTTGCGCGGGTTGGCCTCGGCCTCGACGAGTTCGGAAGCCGCGTGGCCGGCATAGAAATCGGCGGTTTCCTGCCATATCGCGTCGATGGTCCGGCCGAAATAACGCTCCTCGATCTCCCGCCGGTCGTCCGCCGGGATCGCGTCCAGGCCGGGCAGGGTGCGGTAGAGCTCGTAGAGCCGATTGGCCCGGCCTGCGAACAGGCTGCCGCGCTTGAGCACCTGCACCTTGGCGCCCAGCTCGAACATGTCGCCGGCCGGCGCGATCTCGACATCGGCGAGATCGGCCTGTGCCAGCATGTCCTTGGCGGTCTCGGAAATGCCGGCCTCGGGCGTGCACTGGTTGATCGAGCCGGTCAGAATGAAGTCGGCACCCAGCATGAAGGCGGCAGCGGCGGCCTCGGGCGTGCCGATGCCCCCCGCAGCGCCAATGCGGACCCGCTGGCGGAGGCGGGTCCGGGCGGCGATCTCGTCGCGCAGGCGGCGAAAATGCGGCACCAGGGTATAGGCGACGCGACGGTCCGTATGACCGCCGGAGTCGGCCTCGGCGCAGACGTCGTCCGCGAGCGGCACGCCTTGCGCGAGGCGCGCCTGCTCGGCCGTGATCCGCCCCGAGCCGAGCAGGGCTCGGACGATGTCCCCGTCGGGCGGCGCGAAAAACTGCCTGGCGACCTCCGGACGCGACACCTTCGCGATCACGCGATTGCGGATGACGGTCGAGCCGTCCGGACCGCTGGCCAGGCCTGCGACACGGTAACGGACCAGGGCCGGCGTGGCGCGCACGAAGGCGGAAGCTTCGATCCGATCCACCTGCTCCGCGAGGAGAAGGTCGACCAACTCGTCTTCTTGCGCCGGCAGGACCGGGCTGTGCAGAAGGTTCACGCCGAAGGACCCGTTCGGGCCGACCGCCGCCCGGATGCGGCGTATCGCCGAAGCGACACGAGCCACCGGAAGGCCGCCCGCCCCGAAGAAGCTCAGGATTCCGGCCCTGGCCAGCCGAACGACCCACTCCTCGGACGCAATCCCCTTGCCCATGGCCCCGGCCACATAGGGATGGCGAACGCCGTGGTCGGCGAGGAATGACACGTCGCCCAGCACATCGGATGCCGTCGAGGATGGACGGTCGCTTGCACAGGGGATCGGGGACGCGTCCATCCGCTGCTCGTTCCGGCTTGTCTCTACGAAACACGTCCGGCCACCCCTTTTGGCGAGGTGGCCGGCTGATGCGCGCCGCACCGACAACCAAGCACCGACGGATCGGCGGCCTCGGCTGAATCAGCGGAGAAGAAGCCTAGTCGTCGTCATCGTCATCATCGTCATCATCGTCATAGTCGAACATCTCGTCGAGGCGCGATTCCTCGCGAACCACGACGACGACCGCCTGGGCGTTGGCGCCGATGATGCCTTCCTCACGCAGGCTGAGGATCGCGTCCTCGACCTTGTCCGTTAGGCGGCCCTCGCCTCGCCGAAGCTTCTTGACCGCACGCCGGCTATGCTCGCCGAGATCGACGACACACAGCTCGGAAATGGCCTCTACCTCGGCCGGCGCTTCCTTCTTGGTCGCCGTCACTGTTTCCGTCGCGTTCGCAGATGGCATCACGTGAGCTCCTGATGCTCGTTCCATTGCAGCCTGGATGGAGGGCGTCCCTCAGTCGCGATCGCGAAAGAGCTTGTTCAGCCGGAAGAGGCGCTTGGGACGCGACTTGCGAACGGCCCTCATCACGTTGTCGGGCATGTCGCGGACCCAGCCGTCGCGCCGCTTCTCGTTCGAGCGGCGATGCCGCCCGAGATAATTGTCGATGACATTGGCCTGAAACTGGAGAATCTCGCGCACCTCGCGCTCGATCGGGCGCAAGGTCCGTGATTGCTTCTTCGTCTTGCGCTCGCCCTCATAGGCGTCGCGGGCGACGATACGGCCGCGCTCGTCCTTCCGGATGACCGTCACGCGCTTGATCGGCTGGCGGTCATCGTCGTGATCGCGGCGGCGGTAGACGCTTCGACCTCCGCTCTCGCCGGGCTTGACGACGGTAACACGCCTGACGTCGCTATCCATCTTAAGTGCCATAAGCCCATCCTTTAGGTCGAAAGCTTCGCTTTGGAAGTGAATGCCTACGATGTCTTGCCGCAAGTATAGACAAGCTTCGCTGGCGCCGCAACCAAACTCACTGGGACCGACGTCTGGAATTTGGCTCGGGCTGAAGAAGTTCACGTACAATACGCGAAGCGACGAGCAGGAGAAAGCATCCTGTCACGATGAGAATAACCCACCAGCCATATTCCAGATTGGGGAGATCATCAACTATCGTGTCAAGCAGTGTGTAGTCATCAGTTCCGTTGAGCGTATGATCGTGAAAGGTAAATCGGTACATAACGCCGATCAGGCTTATCGCTACAATGAACGATGTCACCTTTATGACCAGGGCGAAGATGCGCGATACCTTGGAGACTGTGGCTTCAAAATTGAAGGCGGAGGCGCGCATGACCGGGCCAAGCATCAGGTGATATTCATCGATCGTAGCGGCCATCTGACCAAGTCGGCTGGCGATGGCTTGCGGCTTGATCGAGGCCATGATGACGCGTCGCGTTGCTTTTTTGAAATATTCCTGCAGTATTTTTATGTAGTTTAAATCCTTGTGAAGATAGGAAAGGGAGCCGTCGAGCGTGGACAAGGTCCGGGCAATTTTAAGAAATTCCCAGGTCTGCTGGGCGCCGTATCGATAGAGTATGCGGCTGACTTCCGCCGCGCCGTTATTGACACTTCGTTCGGCGAACGGCAGATGAGGGATCTTGGTCTTATTGCTCCAGACGCGCAGGGACCGGATCAGGTCCGAGCGGAGCTCGCGCATATTGCGCGACGGCAGTTGCACGCAGAGGCGCAGCTGAAGGTCGGCTGCTTTCCCGAAATCATTGTCGGCCAAGGCGCGCTGCAGCCCGCGATAGAGGGTCAGGAACTCCCGATCGAGCGAGCCGACGCTGCCGAGATCGATGAGCGCGATCCGGCTGTCGCGCAGCAGGATGATGTTGCCGGGATGCAGGTCGGCATGGAACAGGTTGTTCTCGAAGAGCTGCCGCATGAAGGAGATCAGCAGGCGCTTGCCCACGAGCTTGGGCTTGATGTTGTTCGCCTCCAGCCATCGGTTCACCCGCTCGGGGTCTTCCTCGCGGATGCGGATGTAGTCGCTCATCAGCACGCCTGCGATGCGTTCCATCACGATGATGTTGCTGGTCGACAGGTCGCCATAGACGTGCGGGATGTAGATCTTGTGGCCGCGCGTCGTCCGGCGAAGCTCCTTCATGTTGCTGATTTCGTAGCGGTAGTCCGTCTCCTCGCGGAAGATCTCCTCGAACTCGCCCATCGCGTCCTGGAGGCGGAGGCGCCGCAGGCTCGGCAGGCGGTTCAGGCGCTTGGCGACGAAGCGCAGCAGGCGCATGTCCCGGACGAAGCGCTCGCGCACGCCCGGCCGCAGGACCTTGACCACCACGTCCTTGTTGCCCTTCCGCAAGCGCGCGGCATGCACCTGGGAAAGAGAGGCGGCGGCGAACGGCATGGGGTCGAACGCGGCGAAGACGCTGTCGATCGAGGCGCCGAGCTCGCGCTCGACGACCTGCATGGCCACCTCCGGCGAGAAGCCGAGGGCGCGATGCTGGAGTTGCGCAAGCTCGTCGCAGAGCTCGGTCGGCAGGGCGTCCCGGCGCAACGACATCAGTTGCCCGACCTTCATCCACAGTCCGCCGAGCCGCTCGAACACCGCGCGAAGCTCGCGGCCCGTGCGCGCAGGGCTACCCTCGCCTTTGATCCGCAGCCACAAGAGCTTGAAGAAGACGCGGATGAAGGCGCCCGCGACGAGGAAGACGCTCGAGTGGTCGGAGAACGGCGAGTCGACGATCGCGACGCCCTTCTGCTCGGACGGGATGGTGAGCGCCGTCGGCTCGCGCTCGGGCTGGCGCATCCGGCTGGCGCCCGGGAGGATGACGACGCGCCGGACGACCTTCGGCCGGATTCCGGTTCGTTTCCGGGACGACAGGCCGGCGGAAGCCTGGCGATCAAAGGCCACGACGTTCACGGGCATCACTCCCTTGCCAGCCGGCGTCCCGCTGCGAGGTGACGGAGACCTCGGTGCGGATCAGGCGATCGATAGCGGAATGTGTCATCGGGCGGGACCGTACGGCAACGCGGTTCCGCGTTCCATGACGAACGGCGAGGGAAAGCACGTGGCCGGCGCTCGGCCGCAGCGTCCGGAACAGCCAGTCATCGGCGTCATCGGCGCAGCTTTCGGCGAAGCTGATCGTCACGGGGTCATCCGGCCGGAAGGCGAACCGGTCGAGAGGCAGGGCCAGCCCCTCGCCGCGCGCCTTGACGTAGGCTTCCTTCAACGTCCAGAGCCGAAAGAAGAGATCGCGCTGCGATGCGGGCGACGTCGCGCGCAGAAGGGCCTGCTCGGACGGTGCGAAATAGGCGCCGGCAATTTCCAGCGGATGGCCGCCGCGCTCGGCGCATTCGATGTCCACGCCGATGTCGTGACCCATGGCCATGGCGCAGGCGACGGCGCCGTGCGTGTGCGAGATGTTGAACCGCACCGCGGGCAACCCGTGCGCCGGGTCGATATCGGGCTTGCCGTGAGGGCCATTCACGAAGCGCCATGCCGGCGGCGGCAGGTCGAACATGCGGTGCAGGAGCGCCCGCAACAGGGCATGGGCGGCCGTGTAGGACCGGCGATCGCGCTCGAACACGAAGCGTGCCGCCCGGTCCCGTTCCTCCGGACTCAGCAGCGACGGCCACCGCGTCCATACCGTCTCCGGAACGCCGTCCAGGACGAGCCACCACACGCAGACGGTGTCCGCATCCGGGACGTGCGCCGCTTCGGAAAGGGATTGCCAATCCTCGAAGCCCATCGGTATCTTTTTCCTTGTCGCGCAAGTCGAAACGGACGAACGGATGCAGCGGCTCGCCGATCGGAGGCCTGATGCCGCGCACGATCATGATGTTCTGCGGACAGGGCGCCCAGTATTACCAGATGGGCCGCGAGTTCTACCGCGAAAACGCCATCTACCGGCAGGCAATCGACCGGTGTGACGCGATTTGCAAGGCCTTGGGCGCAAGGCCGGTCAGCGACATCGTGTATTCCCGTCCTCTCGGCGAGAGCGAGCACTTCGATCACTTGACCGAGAGCAATGTCGCGCTGCTGTCTGTCGAGTATGCGCTGGCCATGGTCATGTTCGACCGGGGGGTCCAGCCGGAGCGTCTGCTCGGGTACAGCCTGGGCGAGACCGTCGCGGCGGTGGTGGGCGGCGTCCTCGCGCTGGAAGACGGCTTGCGTCTTGTGCATGGACAAGCTGAGTTGCTCAGGCGGCTCGGGACGCCCGGCGGCATGGTGGCCGCGCTGGCCGATCACGGCCGCGTGCGTCGATGCGTCGGGGACTATGCCGAGATCGCTGCGGTCAACGCGCCCGCGCATTGCGTCGTGTCCACGGTCGCCGCGACGATCCCCGCGACCTGCGACGCGCTCGAGCGCGAGGGCGTGATCTGGGCCCGCCTGCCGATTCGCTATCCGTTTCACGCCAGCCCGCTCGAGCCCATGGCCGAGCCCATGCTGCGCTTCCTGTCCGACTTCCGCTACGAGGTTCCGCGGCTGCCGATCGTGTCCGCGGCGACGGGCGGAATCGTCGGCCGGTTCGATGCCGCGCATGTCTGGTCGGTCATGCGCGAGCGCCTGTGCTTCGACGAGACGCTCCGTCGCCTCGCGGTGGAAGGGGACTGGGTTCTGGTCGAAGCCGGCCCATCGGGCACGCTCGCGTCGTTCACCCGCCAAGCGCGGCTCGACGGCGTGACCGCGTGGCCGGCGATCGATCAATTCGGTCAGAACGCGAAGACCATGGACAAACTGACGGCGGCGGCGACATGACGGGCATCGCAGTCTTTCCCGGCCAGGGCTCGCAGACGGTCGGCATGGGCAAGGATCTGTTCGATCGCTTCCCGGACATATGCGCGACCGCCGACCGCGTGCTCGGCTATCCGATCCGGGAGCTTTGCCTGGGCGACCCCGAGCGCAAGCTCGGCCGCACGGAGTTCACGCAGCCGGCCTTGTTCACGGTCAACGCGCTGCACTACATGGCGCATCTCGCGGACGGCGCTTCCGTTCCGGATTTCGTCGCCGGCCACAGCCTGGGGGAGTACAACGCCCTCCTCGCCGCCGAGGCCTTCGACTTCGAGACCGGCCTGCGCCTGGTTCAGAAGCGCGGCGCGCTCATGGGCGCCATCTCGGGCGGCGGCATGGCGGCCGTTCTCGGGGCGGACGCAGGCCGCGTCCGTGCGGTCATCCAGGAGGCCGGCATCTCGACGGTCGACGTCGCCAACTTCAACGCGATCAGCCAGACCGTGCTTTCCGGACCGAGCGACGATCTCGAGCGGTTGCGGCCGTCCTTCGAGTCGGCGGGCGCGAACGTCGTCCCCTTGAACGTCCGCACGGCCTTTCATTCGCGGTACATGCGCTCCGTTGCCCGGGACTTCGCCGCGTTCCTGGATACGATCCGCTTCATGCCGCTGGTCGTGCCCGTCATCTCGAACTTCACGGCGCTTCCGTATCGCGACGACGAGATCGCGAACAACCTCGTCAAGCAGATCGATCATTCCGTGCGGTGGGTCGAGAGCGTGCAATACCTGCTCGACGAGCCGGATCCCGTCTTCGTCGAGCTCGGACCGGGCACGGTGCTGACGCGTCTCATCAAGGACATCCGCCAGCACCCGACCCCGGTCAACATCGCGCGCCGGTATTGAGGCCGCCATGCGCGGGATTCTGTGCACGCAATGGGGCAAGCCGGAGGCCCTCGAGCTGGCCGACCTGCCGACCGTGTCGCCGGGGCCGGGCGAGGTGCGCCTCAAGGTCGAGGCGTCCGGCGTCAACTTCGCCGATCTCCTGACGATCGCCGGCCGGTATCAGGAGAACCCGCCCTTGCCGTTCGTGCCCGGCTTCGAGGTGGCCGGGACGATCGACGCGGTCGGCGCCGACGTCCGGGGCTGGCAACGCGGCGACCGTGTCATGGGCATGCTTCCCCATGGCGGCTACGCGGAAGCCGCGGTGCTGTCGGCGGACCAAGTGTTCACCGTGCCCGAATCCTTGACGATGGCCCAGGCCGCCGGCTTCCCCGTGGCCTACGGCACCGCCTATGGCGCGCTGGCTTGGCGGGCGCGGCTGCTGCCGGCTGAGCGCGTGCTGGTCTTCGGCGCTGCGGGCGGTGTCGGGCTGGCCGCCGTTTCGATCGCGCGGATACTCGGCGGCGAGGTCATCGCCGTCGCATCGGGTTCCGAAAGGCTGGACCATGCCGCTCGGCACGGGGCCGTGCACACGATCGACCGCGAGAGGGACGATGTGGCGACGCGGGTTCTCGAGATCACGCATGGCCGCGGCGTCGACATCGTGCTGGATCCGGTGGGAGGCGACGCGTTCGACACCGCCCTGCGCTGCCTCGCATCGGAGGGACGGCTGGTCGTCGTCGGCTTCGCCAGCGGCACGGTCGGAACGCTGTCGGCCGGGGTCGCGCTCGGCAAGAACATCGACCTGATCGGGTGCTACTGGGGCGCCTATCGCGATCGCGATGCCGACCGGGTCCGGCGCGCCTATGCCGAACTCGGCCGATGGGCCGACGCAGGCAAGCTCAATCCCCATGTCGGCCGCTGCCTGCCGCTGGCCGAGGCCCGCCAAGCCCTTGCCCTCCTGCAGGATCGAGCGGTCGCCGGCAAGATCGTCCTTACACCCTAACGCGGCAAGGGCTATTCGGCCGGCACGGCCTCCCTGACCGGCTCGAGCTCCGGGATGGCGGCGGGGGGCGGACGGCGATCGCTGGCGATCAGCATGTAGACGGCCGGCACGACGAAGAGGGTGAACATCGTGCCGATCGAGATCCCCGTCGCGATCACGAGGCCCATGTTGAAGCGCGAGGCGGCGCCGGCGCCCGATGCCGTCAGCAGCGGCACCACGCCCAGCACCATCGCGGCCGTCGTCATGATGATCGGGCGCAGGCGCGTGGCGGCCGCCCGACGCACGGCATCGCGCTTCGAGAGGCCCTGCGCCTGGAGAGCGTTGGCGAATTCGACGATCAGGATGCCGTGCTTGCTGATCAGGCCCATGAGCGTGACCAGGCCGACCTCGGTGTAGATGTTCAGCGAGACGCCGATGCCGATATAGATGAAGACGAGCGCCCCCGCGATCGACATCGGCACGGAGACGAGGATGATCACCGGATCGCGGAAGTTCTCGAACTGCGCGGACAGCGCCAGGTAAATAATGATCAGGGCGAAGCCGAAGATCGCAAGCATGCCCGCCGATTCGTTGACGTATTGCCGCGACGCCCCGCCATAGTCCACGCGGTATCCCGGCGGCAGCACGCGCTCGGCGATCTCGTCCAAGGTCTGCAGCACGTCGCCCAGGGCGACACCCGGCACGGGCACGCCCTGGATCGTCGCCGCGTTCAGCCGGCCGAAATGGTTGAGCGATTCGGGCACGGTCTGGGTCGAGATGGTGGCGATGGTCGAGAGCGGCACCGAGCTGCCGTCGGCCACCCGGATGTAATATTCCAGCAGATCGTCCGGGGTCAGCCGAAAACGCTGGTCGACCTGCGGGATGACCCGATAGGACCGGCCGTCGAGGCTGAAATAGTTCACATAGGCGCCGCTCAGCATCCACGTCAGCGACGTGCCGACCTCGCTCATCGTCAGTCCGAGAAGGGCGACCTTGTCGCGGTCGATATTGACCGTGTACTGAGGCTGGTCGATCTTCAAATCGGATACGACATAGGCGAACATTCCGCTCTTCTTCGCCTCGGCCAGAACGCTCTGCGCCACGTCGTTCAGCTGGTCGAACGGGCCGGTCGTCGTGATCGCGAACTGCACGGGGAGCCCGGAGGCGCCCGGCAGGGTCGGCGGCTGAAAGGCGACGACCTGTTCGCCCGCGATCTTGCTGGCGTCGGCCTGGACGGCCGTCTGCAGGGCGGTGGCGTTGCGGTCGCGCTCGTCCCACGGTTTCAGCACGAGACCGCCGATCGAGGTGCCGGGCACGTCGATCTGGAACATGCTGTCCAACTCAGGCAGGTCCTTCACCAGGCCGTAGAGTTGCTGCGAATAGAGCTCGCGTTGCGCGAGCGTCGCGTTCGGCGCGCCGACTGAGTCCGTGATCAGCAGGCCCTGGTCTTCCTGGGGGGCGAGCTCGCTGGTCGCGCCCGTGTAGAGAAAATAGATGCTGGCGAGCACCAGGACGGCGAAGGTGTAGGTGACCGGCCGGTAGTCCAGGCTGCGCTCCAGCCGCCGCTCGTAGCTCTGTTCGCGCCGGTCGAACCAGCGCGAGAAGGCGGCGCACGCCCGCTCGACCCGGCTGAGCTCGCCGGGTGCGCGCAGGCGCAGCAGGCGTGAGCACATCATGGGCGACAGCGTCAGCGCGACGACGCCGGACAGCGTGACCGCGCCGGCGAGGGTGAAGGCGAACTCGGTGAAGAGCGCGCCCGTCAGGCCGGACTGGAAGCCGATCGGCACGTAGACCGCGATCAGGACGAGCGTCATGGCGACGATCGGGCCGCCGAGCTCGCGGCCGGCCTTGATCGCGGCCTCCATCGGCGACAGGCCTTCCTCCATGTGGCGGTTGACGTTCTCGACGACGATGATGACGTCGTCGACCACCAGGCCGATCGCCAGGACGAGGGCGAGCAGGGTCAGCAGGTTGATGGTGAAGCCGAAGGCCAGCATCATCACGAACGTGCCGACCAGGGAGATCGGAATCGCGATGATCGGAATGATCACGGAGCGGGGCGAGCCCAGAAAGACGAAGACGACGATCGCGACGATCGCCAACGCCTCGAGCAGGGCGGCGATGACTTCCTCCAGCGAGCTGTTCACGAAGCCGGTCGCGTCGTAGATGATCTCGCTGGTGAGACCCTGCGGCAGGGCCGACTGGATGTCGGGATAGATGGCGCGGACCGCGCCGATCACGTCGAGCAGGTTGGCCGTCGGGGCCAGCTGGATGCCGACATAGACCGAGCGTTTGCCGTCGAACCAGACCTGCGATTCGTAGTCGTCGGCGCCGAGCGTGACCGTCGCCACGTCCTGGAGCCGGATGATCGCGCCGCCGGACTCGCGAATGATGAGGTTACGGAACTCGTCGAGCGAATGCAGGCCGGTTTCGGCGGAGAGAAGGGCCTGGACCATGTTGCCCTTGGTTCCTCCCAGGCCCGAGATGTAGTTGTTGGCCGACAGGGCGTTCGCGACGTCGGCCGCCGTCATGCTGTGCGCAGCCAGTTTCCGCGGGTCGAGCCAGGCGCGCATCGCGAAGTTCTGCGCGCCCAGTAGCTCGGCCGCCTGTATGCCCGAGATCGTCTCGATCTGCGGCTTGACCACGCGGATGATGTAGTCGGTGATCTGGTTCGGCTGCAGGATTTCGCTGTAGAAGCCGATATACATGGCGTCGACGGTCGTGCTGTTCGCGACCGTCACCGCCGGCTGGAGCGTGCCGGTCGGAAGCTGGTTGATGATGGCGTTGACCCGCGTGCTGATGTCGGACAGGGCCGCGCGCGAATCGTAGTTCAAGTCGAGATTGGCGGTGATCGTGCTGACGCCGGTCTGGCTGGTCGAGGTCATGTAGTCGATGCCGTCGACCTGCGCGATCGCCTGCTCGATCGGCGTCGTGATGAAACCGGCCACGGTCGAGGGA
Above is a genomic segment from Geminicoccaceae bacterium SCSIO 64248 containing:
- a CDS encoding efflux RND transporter permease subunit, which produces MGIIELFVRRPVLAIIVSLAIVIVGLRSLTMLPIQQYPQTESAVVTITTIYYGADPSTVAGFITTPIEQAIAQVDGIDYMTSTSQTGVSTITANLDLNYDSRAALSDISTRVNAIINQLPTGTLQPAVTVANSTTVDAMYIGFYSEILQPNQITDYIIRVVKPQIETISGIQAAELLGAQNFAMRAWLDPRKLAAHSMTAADVANALSANNYISGLGGTKGNMVQALLSAETGLHSLDEFRNLIIRESGGAIIRLQDVATVTLGADDYESQVWFDGKRSVYVGIQLAPTANLLDVIGAVRAIYPDIQSALPQGLTSEIIYDATGFVNSSLEEVIAALLEALAIVAIVVFVFLGSPRSVIIPIIAIPISLVGTFVMMLAFGFTINLLTLLALVLAIGLVVDDVIIVVENVNRHMEEGLSPMEAAIKAGRELGGPIVAMTLVLIAVYVPIGFQSGLTGALFTEFAFTLAGAVTLSGVVALTLSPMMCSRLLRLRAPGELSRVERACAAFSRWFDRREQSYERRLERSLDYRPVTYTFAVLVLASIYFLYTGATSELAPQEDQGLLITDSVGAPNATLAQRELYSQQLYGLVKDLPELDSMFQIDVPGTSIGGLVLKPWDERDRNATALQTAVQADASKIAGEQVVAFQPPTLPGASGLPVQFAITTTGPFDQLNDVAQSVLAEAKKSGMFAYVVSDLKIDQPQYTVNIDRDKVALLGLTMSEVGTSLTWMLSGAYVNYFSLDGRSYRVIPQVDQRFRLTPDDLLEYYIRVADGSSVPLSTIATISTQTVPESLNHFGRLNAATIQGVPVPGVALGDVLQTLDEIAERVLPPGYRVDYGGASRQYVNESAGMLAIFGFALIIIYLALSAQFENFRDPVIILVSVPMSIAGALVFIYIGIGVSLNIYTEVGLVTLMGLISKHGILIVEFANALQAQGLSKRDAVRRAAATRLRPIIMTTAAMVLGVVPLLTASGAGAASRFNMGLVIATGISIGTMFTLFVVPAVYMLIASDRRPPPAAIPELEPVREAVPAE
- a CDS encoding NADPH:quinone oxidoreductase family protein — encoded protein: MRGILCTQWGKPEALELADLPTVSPGPGEVRLKVEASGVNFADLLTIAGRYQENPPLPFVPGFEVAGTIDAVGADVRGWQRGDRVMGMLPHGGYAEAAVLSADQVFTVPESLTMAQAAGFPVAYGTAYGALAWRARLLPAERVLVFGAAGGVGLAAVSIARILGGEVIAVASGSERLDHAARHGAVHTIDRERDDVATRVLEITHGRGVDIVLDPVGGDAFDTALRCLASEGRLVVVGFASGTVGTLSAGVALGKNIDLIGCYWGAYRDRDADRVRRAYAELGRWADAGKLNPHVGRCLPLAEARQALALLQDRAVAGKIVLTP